A window of [Clostridium] innocuum genomic DNA:
GATAAAAAACTGAGTGAGAAAGAACTCCTGCGTATTGTGGAAACAGCAAGAGCACAGCTGCAGTTGGTTGTGAGTACAGAGGAACTGGAAGACGAATAAACATGGAGCTTTCTATCCTAATTATGAAGCAGCTGCTTGTTATGTTTTCACTGTCAGGTATTGGATTCTTGCTGGCAAAGTTGAAGCTTATTAGCAATGAGGGCTGTAAAGAGCTCGTAAATCTTCTGTTGTATGCGGTCATACCACTGACTGTACTTAACTCCTTTCTGGTCGAAAAGACACCGGAAAAAACACAGCTTCTTTTATATTCACTGTTGCTGAGTCTTGCAGTTTTCGCTGTTTCTATGCTGTTATCCTACATTATATATGGGAAAAGAAAAAGAGTTGAAAATTTCTCAGCAGCATTCAGTAATGCGGGCTTCATTGGTATTCCACTGGTACAAGCAACTGTTGGACCACACGCAGTATTTTATATTGCAGGCTTTGTAGCCTTTCTGAATATATTCCAATGGATTTATGGTGCTTATGTTATGGGAGCGGAACGAAGGATGATTTCTTTTCAGGTAATTGCTAAAAATGCTGTTCTGTTATCCTTTATAACAGGCTTTACTCTATATTTATGCGACTTGGGTAATATCCTTTTTATAAAGGATATAGCAAATACCGTAGCAAATATGAATTCACCGCTGGCGATGATCATAATCGGTGTTTATATGTCGCAGATTTCTTTTATGAGAATGTTACAAAGAGAAAGCAGTTATATCTGCAGCCTGTGTCGCCTTTTCGTGATTCCATTGGCCTCTCTTGGCTTACTTGCTGTGATTCCCTTAGATTGTTATGAGGTGAAAGTAGCGATATGTATTGTACTTTCTGCACCTGTGGGTGCTAATGTAGCTATGTTTGCTCAGAAATTTCATCAGGATTATACATATGCAGTAGAAATAGTAATATTATCAACACTGATGTCTGTTGTAACACTTCCATTGATTGTTTATGCCGCACAGATTGTTTTATAAATATACATTTTGCATAAAAAATCCCAGACAGGGATTTTTTTAGGTTCTTTCTTACTTAAGGGTGTTTGCAAAAGGGAGATTTCAACTTCTATTGTTAACCACAATAGTATGGAAGTCTCCCTATGTTAAGTTTACCCACAATCGAGAAAGAACCTTTTTTTATCTATTACTTATCTATTTATCTCTTATCCTCGTTCATTGCATAATCTGAACATTGTATGTTTATCAGAGGTTCGTATAATTGAACGGCTGTTGACTTTGACTTTACGTTACTTCTGTATACAGTAAGCGCGTATTGCTTCCGGATTCCTTTTTCAATTTTAAAGGTGATAGATGCATATCAAATACGTGCAAGGATATATTCATCATAATGAAAAGCAGTCTTAGGATTGCCGAAATTCATATAAACAATAAAATTTTTTAATATTATAGACGGATATAGAACAATAATTATTAAAATTGAAAAATTTGATTACAAAATTATTGACTATAATAATTTATGGCGTTATGATATAGTTGTAAAAGGAGGCTACAAACATGAAAATTGTCGTATGTAAGGATTATGATGATGTCAGTAGAGTTATGGCAGAAAAGGTGGTCGAACAAATTCGTAAAAAACCTAATTTGGTATTCTGTCTGCCTGCGGGGAACTCTCCTATCGGGATGTACAAATATCTTGTTCAGATGTACAAAGAGGGAAAGGCTGATTTCTCACAGCTGAGAACATTTGATATGGACGAATATGCAGGGCTGACTCCGGACGATTCACACAGCTTCATTTATTTTATGCATCAGCACTTTCTGGATCATGTCAATATCAATATGGATAATGTACGTTATCCGAAAGCAGATGCAGCAGATCTGGATGCGGAGTGTAAACAGTATGCGCAGGAAATCATTGATGCGGGCGGTCTGGATATCGCAATCACCAGCATTGGTGATGATGGGCATATTGCATTCAATGAACCGGGAGAGTATTTACTGCCACGCACACATGTCGTTAAAATGGATGAGGCAACCAGACAGCAGAATGCAAAAGCATTTGCTGACTGTGCAGGAGGTGTTCCGGAATATGCGATTACAACCGGTATGGAAGAACATATGAAAGCCAAAAAATATTATGTCGTTTGTTCTGGCACCCACAAAGGAAAGCTATTGCATAAGCTGTTCGAAAATGAAAGGCTGGATCCTAAATTTCCTGTTTCCTGGCTACGTATGCACCCGGATGTTGAATTTATCATAGATGAGGCAACTGCTGCAGAAATTCAGGAGGATGCACTGGAATATTACAGAGAGAAATAAACATAACGGCTCATTTGATTCTCACATCAAATGGGCATTTTATGAAGTCTTTGATACTATACAGCATAGAAAACAAATCAGAATATTTCAAAGGGAAAGGAAAGATATGAAGCTGCAAATTGCAACTGATATTGCAAATACCGAGACAGTATTCAGCATAGCGGATGCAGTCCATGATGTTATTGACATACTTGAGGTTGGAACACCGGTAATCACGAAGGAAGGACTAGTACCTGTATACCATGTAAAACTAAGATATCCGAATCTGTGTGTGTTTGCCGATACAAATATCATTGATGGCGAAGCTATGGAATGTGAGGATGCCTGTAAAGCTCATGCGGATATCGTAATGTAAGGGCAATGGCAGATACTGCAACAATGAAAGAGGTTGTTGATACAGAGAACCACTACAAGTCGTTAATTTTATTTGGATGACAGACGGTTTACAGATGCTATACATAGGGAATAAATTCTGGCTTATGTGCTTGTATGATTTTTTTAATGATAATATTCCATTTCCATATGAAAAAGCGGTCTCTTGATAGAGACCGTTTTCGTGCAATATTGTAGCTGCATTATATTGGTTATGAATTGGTTTCCTATAGAAATTCAGGTAAAAGATGATCATGTAAAATATAATATTTCTTGGGAGAATCAGAATCATCGCTCAATAGGAGGTATCCTGCTTTATTATCCCATAAGAAAGTTTTATCCTATATTTCTAAAAGCGACATTATTTAAACCATCTAAGTATGCTGACACAGGATGGGAAAACAAAGATTTTTAAATATTACCAGCATCCTTACAAATTCCGGGATTTCCTTTTATCCTCATACATAGCTTGATCTGCCATGACCAACAGCTTCTGAATTCCCTTATTCCGGGATGTATTGCTGGAAAATCCCTTTGCTATTGATAAAGGAAGCTCAGCCGTTTGATTATATTCTTTCAGTCTTTGATCCAGCAGGCTGAACACTGCCTGTGCGGACATATAATTTTTCTCGCTGAGAACTACAAATTCATCCCCACCTACCCGATATATTTGTCCGATATCTGTAAACACGGTATGCAGGAGGTCGGCAGCACTTCGAATAATGGTATCTCCGGCATGATGTCCGTAGGTATCATTGGTATGCTTTAGATTATTGATATCAAACATAAAGACCGTCAGAGGAGCATCTGGTTTTAGCTTTGCCATTTCCTGACAGCGCTGTTCGTATGCAGAGCGATTCCGTGCTTTTGTCATGGTATCCGTATAGGCAAGCTGGCGGTAAAACTGAATCTGTTCCTGCTCCTGAGACAGCAGATAAACCTTATGAAAGGAAAAGCAGCTCAGCATGACGATAAACAATAATAATCCGACAATGAAGAATATATTATAGTCATCCATTGGATGCAGGTAAAAGGCAGTTAGTGCCACTGTGGAGAATAGGGCAAGGATAAAGAAGGCAAGCAGTATATTGCGGGAATAATCCGTCTTATACAGGCGAACCTCACGAATCAATGCAAACAGCAAGGCGGCAATACTAACCATCATCAACAGATGGGTAAATGGCAGCATCTGTACAAAATCCAGGATGCCTGCCTGATAAAGAATACACTGGACAATGGTATTTCCCAACAGTAAAAGCTGAAGCAGGGTCAGGGAACGGCACCGCAGCTTTAATGCGTCATTTATAAAGACCAGAAGCGGGATTGGCATAAGCATAAAGCTGCAGAAGGATAATAAAACGATACGCAGACTGCCGCTCACATACAGCTGTAATATAGGAGAATCTGTAAGCAGCCACAGTGCTGTGAGGAAAATGAAGCTCATAAGCGCATATAGCGATGTTTTAGACAACCAGAAGCTGCGGTTCTTCAGCCATATAATCAAAAAAACAAGAATGATGTCAAGCAGTAGCAGCAGGATTACTGTGATAATGATTCCGGCATTCTCCTGTAAAATATAAAAAGCAAAAGAGGATGCGGAAACCAGCATTGGATATTCTATATCAGAGGAAACATTTGAGTAATTGTTTTTGAATTTCAGAAGCAGCTCTTTGCCACTGTCTTCTGATGTAACCGGCATACGCACATATACATTACCTAATAATTTAGTATCATCGCGATGATAGCCGTAATCCAGGCGGACTTCGTTATCGATACAAATCTGTACACCGCGGTAGTTGTTTCTGATCACAAGCATAGTATCCTTCGCTATCTGTGGCAGTGTCCTTTTTCTACTGAAGGTTTTATCACGTATATCTGTCTTTGCCTCAGCTTGAGCGGCTCCATCCTTCCAGCCGTTCTTTAATACCTCAATATCATTGGATTTCGGTGGTATAACAGCTGCCGGCGGTGTCTTTTGCGGAAAAATAACAGATACCACAAGACATAAGCCAATAATCCACAGGCATATGTAAAGAAGCAGCATTTTCTTTCTTGTCATCCTTCCACATCCTTTCTATCCTGATAATTTTAACATACTTTTCATGCACATTATATTTTTTGTTAAATTATCACATAAAAAACTGTTTCACATTGACACTGATTGTTAACTGTGGTAAACTTTTATCCGATAAGTTATCTTAAACTAACAAGGAGGTACTATGATTGACAAACGACTTTTAAAAGAGATGCCGGAAACAAAGCCATATATCATGAAGCAGGTAGCGATGCAGTGGTTCTCTCTGCTATGCAATATTGTCTTTGTGGCACTGCTGGCAAATGTACTTTCACACATATTTAATAAAACCGTCAATGAACAGCTTCTGCTTCTGACAACGTGCGGAGTCATTTTGTGCATCGCACTAAGAGCAGTCTGTGTCCGAAAAGCGAGCTTATATTCCCATGAAGCTTCCTGTCATGTGCGTGAGCAGCTTCGCATGCGACTGTTCAAAAAGCTGCTGGAAATGAAAAGCAGCTATACCGAAAGCGCACCGACAAGCGAGCTGGTGCAGTTGAGCGTAGAAGGCATTGACCAGCTGGAGATTTACTTCGGCCGATATCTTCCCCAGTTTTTCTACAGTATGCTTGCCCCGGTTACACTATTCCTGATTCTTGTATGGATGGATGTAAAAAGTGCACTTGTACTCTTACTCTGTGTACCACTCATTCCAATGTCTATTATCGCAGTACAGAAATTCGCAAAGAAGCTGCTATCCAAATACTGGAGCAGCTATACGACGCTGGGAGACAGCTTTCTGGAAAATCTGCAGGGTCTTACCACGCTGAAAATATATCAGGCGGATGAATGGAAGCAGCAGGAGATGAATAAGGAAGCGGAAAATTTCCGTAAAATTACGATGAAGGTACTGACTATGCAGTTAAATTCTGTCAGTGTCATGGATCTGATTGCATATGGCGGTGCTGCTCTGGGCAGCATTGTCGCAATTCTTGGTTTTCAAAACGGCAGTCTGTCATTATTTCAGGTGATTTGTATTGTATTGCTATCCTCAGAGTTCTTTATACCGCTGCGTCTGCTGGGCTCCTTCTTTCACATTGCAATGAATGGAATAGCGGCCAGTGATAAAATATTCCGTATTCTGGACAAACCGCAGAAGCAGGCAGAACAAAAGCAATGGAAAGCAGAGACAGTGGATATTCAGCTGCGTGATTTGAGCTTTTCCTATGATGAACAGCGCACTATCCTGAAGCATGTCTATATGCAGCTTAAGCCTGGTCAGTTTACTGCTATCGTTGGAGAAAGCGGTTCAGGTAAGAGTACGATCGCCAAGCTGATAGCGGGCATTGTCAAGGATTACCACGGGCAGCTGCTGATTGCGGATACACAGCGAAGAGACATTGATGATGATGCCTTTTATCAATCCTTTCTGTATGTCAGTCATCAGCCGTTTATCTTCAAGGGCAGTGTTCGTGAAAATCTGGCAATTGCAAAGGACTCTCTAAGTGAGGAAGCAATGCTGGAGGCACTACGTAAGGTGGCATTGCTTGATTTCGTCATGGAACAGGGCGGATTGGATATGGAACTGCAGGAACAGGGTAATAATTTATCGGGCGGACAGAAACAGCGTTTATCCATTGCAAGGGCATTGCTGGCACAGCGGGATGTTTATATCTTTGATGAGGCCGCAAGCAATATCGATGCAGAGAGTGAGGACGCTATTGTTTCCGTTATTTATAAGCTGGCAGAAACAAAAATGGTAATCATGATTACGCATCGGTTAAAAAGCATAAAAGGCTGTGATCAGATCTATGTGATTGACCAAGGTACCTGTCAGGAACACGGAAGACATGAGGAACTGCTGCGTTTGCGGGGAACCTATGCAAGGATGTATGAAAAACAGCAGGAGCTGGAAGCTATGGAAGGAGCTGAACAGTATGCATAAAACAGGAAATATTCGATTGATGGCACGTATGAGTCTGCTTGTAAAACCGCTTGCCCCCCATATGCTGCTGGCTGTGTTTCTTGGTGTAGCCGGTTTTCTGTGTGCGATTTACATTCCGTATTTCAGTGCACTTCTCATCAGCCATATTGCCATACAGGCAGCGGATTTCCCAATTGGCGTGTTCTTTGTCATTATGCTGGTGCTGGCATTTCTTCGCGGTATTTTACATTATGGGGAACAGGCCTGCAACCACTATATTGCATTTAAGCTGCTTGCCATTCTGCGGGATAGGGTATTCACCGTTCTGCGTCGCCTTGCTCCGGCGCGGCTGGAGGGGCAGGACAAGGGAAATCTGATTTATCTGATCACCAGTGATATTGAAGCACTGGAGGTGTTTTATGCACATACGATTTCTCCTGTGCTGATTGCAGTTGTCACATCCGGCATACTGCTGATACAGTTTGCGAAAATGCACATCCTGTTCTTTATGATAGCATTGCTCGGATATCTGTTCTGTGGCGTCCTGCTGCCTCTTATCATAACAAAGCTGGGAACGCAGGAGGGCTGTCAATCCCGGGAGGGGTTTGGAAGATTGAGCAGCTATGTACTGGAATCTCTGCGCGGAATGCAGGATGTGCTGCAATATCGTATCGGAAGTCAACGTATGGAGGAAATGCAGAGAAAAAGTGAAGAGCTGCACGATACAGCAAAGCGTCTGAAGCTGCACGAAGGGACCTCTTCGATACTCGGAAATGCAGTTGTTACGTTATTTACCCTTCTTATGCTGCTGGGCGGCTGTCTGCTGTATCTGCAGGGGACGGTAAGCTTTACAACGGTGTTGATGAGTACCGTGCTGATGGTATCAAGCTTTGGGCCGGTTCTGGCGCTTGCCAGTCTTTCCAATAATCTACTCATTACCATGGCAAGTGCGAGACGTGTGTTGCAGCTGCTGGATGAAAAAGAAGAGGTTGAAGAAATCAGCGGAAAAAAACAGGCAGTCAGCGGGGATATTAAAGTGGAGAATCTGAGCTTTTCCTATGAAGAGGAAGAGGTGCTGCGCAATGTGCAGGCAACCTTCAAAAAGGGAAAGATTACCGGAATTCACGGAAAAAGCGGTTCCGGGAAATCAACACTGCTGAAGCTGATCATGCGATTCTGGAATGTATCACAGGGCAGTATTTCTGTGCACGGCGTTGATTTAAAGGATATCAATACCTCGGATCTGCGTAATATGCAGAGCCTGGTAACACAGGAAACGGTTCTGTTTCATGATACTATTTTCAATAATATTCGAATTGCAAAGCTGGATGCCTCTGTCGATGAGATTGAAGAAGCCTGCCGCAAAGCGGGAATTCATGAGTTTATCATGTCACTGCCAAAGGATTATGCGACACCGGTAGCAGAGCTTGGTGATTCTCTTTCCGGAGGAGAGCGTCAAAGGATTGGCTTGGCCAGAGCATTTCTACATGATTGTGACTGTATCCTTTTGGATGAACCAACCAGTAATCTGGATGCGTTGAACGAAGCAGTTATTCTGAAAAGCATTCAGGCACAGAAGGATAAAACGATTCTTCTGGTATCGCACAGACCAACTACCATGCGCATTGCGGATACGGTGCTTTCTGTGGAATCCGGGAGAGTCAGCTGATGGAAGCCGCAGCCAAGCGCGAAAAGGAAAAGCAGGTCATACAGGAAATGATATCCCTGTACTGCCGGAAACAGCATCATGGACAAAGCCTCTGTAAGGAATGTCAAACGCTTTGCAGGTATGCACATCAGCGCATAGACTGCTGTCCGTTTATGGAAAGCAAGACCTTCTGCAGCAACTGCAGCGTGCATTGCTATCAAAAGGAACGGCGTGAACAAATCCGCAGGGTGATGCGCTTCAGCGGACCAAGGATGCTTCTGCACAGACCGCTCATGGTCATTCAGCATATGTGGCTGTCACGAAAGGAGAGACATACATGAAACCTGTTTATTTTATCATCGGTATCGTATCTATGCTGCTGGGAGCCGTCGGTGTTGTGCTTCCTGTTCTGCCTACGACACCGTTTCTGCTTCTTTCCGCCTGGTGCTTTGCGAAAAGCTCCCGGCGCTTTCACTGCTGGTTTATCTCAACAGCACTTTATAAAAATCATCTGGATTCCTTTGTACAGCACCGCTCCATGACATGGAGAACCAAGTTTTCCCTACTGGCATTTGCCAGTACTATGCTGTTATTTGCCATGTATTTTATGAGTAACCTGTGGCTGCGTCTGTTTTTGCTTGCACTCATGCTCTTTAAGTATTACTATTTCCTCTTTCGCATTAAAACGATACGGGAATAAGATTTCATTAAAGCATTGTATGTATCAGATAAAAAGGTATGCACGCGCATACCTTTTGTTAGTTGGTAACGTAAAGGGTCAACGGCCCTTATGCTTTGCCTTTTTCTTCATCTGCCGCAGACGAAACGCTTCCTTCTGTCCTTCTCTGTTCTCCTTTCGTCTTTCAGCTTTCAGCTCTGCGCGTTCCTCCTGCTGCTGTTTTACTGCAAGCTGTGATTTTGTAAGGGAAAGCCCTGTATCCTGTGCCTTGCGGGCTTCACGCTGCATGCGTTTGGGATTTCGATGGCTTGCCTTTGAGCGCACGGTTTCCACAGGAGCCTGAAAACTGATGGAATACCAGCAGCCTTTCAGCCATTCATATACCACCTGTTCACTGGGTTCACTTCCAAATACGATTCGCTTCAAATACAGCAGCTGCTGTTCACGGTATTCGAACAAGCCAATCCAGAAAGGGTCTTCAAAGAAGACAGTAAAGCTTAGCGAAGTCTGATTCATAATGCTTCCTCCTTATATACTTCATAAGGAAACGGACAACCAAGGAGGCAGGTTACTGACAATTCTCATTGCGTCTGGACTACCAACCAGACTGTGTTTTTATTCCGTTATTATACTATCAGGAGTGAACGCAATCGTCAACAGATTATCCGTGCTGTATAGTTTTAAAGTAGTATAGTTCAAGAATCTTTTCCTGCAGGCCTTCTAAGAAATCACCATATATAGGCAGGTTCTTCATTTACCAGGATGGCACGTACCAGCTCCTGAGCAGTAAACTGCTTCAACCCCCTGTGTACCTCATCCTGAACAGGCGGATATGGATCTATGATGTAGTAGGACGTAATCTGATCCTTATTTTTTTCATAACCGATCACTATCACCATATGGTTTGCATGTGCAAGTGCAGGATATAAAGCATTTAAATCAACTGCGGCAAAAACTGGATATCCGTCATCTATATTTTGTATACAGCGGCGTGAAAATGTTTCTGAAGCATCCTGCGTGTGGTCATCTGGCGACAGTGTCTGTACATGATAGCCTGGCTCATCAGCTGAGGGTATGCTAGTGCCGGGAAACAGGTAGCTGTTTAAGACTCTTGCCATATCCACATATTCCGTTCCGGTTACAGGATCTGTATGAAGCTGCTGTGCCAGGTGCTGCTGGGTGCTTTCTATAGCGTGATAGCGAAGTGCCATCTGTAAACAAGCCGGTACACAGTAATATGAAGTTTCCTGCATACTCTGAACAATAGGAAGCTTATTCTGTATATGTTCATCATCCGTTTCGCTCTGTTCACGTTTCTCAGGCATGTTCTCCGTATCACTTTCCATAAGAGAACCTTCCTTTTGTCTGTCAGCAGCTGCAAAAGCGTCATTCCTGTCAAAATGCTGTGCAGATAGGCCGGTGGAAATCGTTCCGTAAACCGGTATCTGCGTGCACGCTGTGCGCATAATGTATGCAAATAGAAAAACAATGATACTAGTTAACAGAATAAGGATACTGCTGTAGGTTCGTTTCATACAGATACGTTCTCCTTTCATTATCTATACGAGGCAGAGATAGTATATATTTCATTTCACTGCAATAAAAAATCAGAACCTAAAAAAATCAAGAATATGTGGATTTTTTAGGAATTTCATACCTTCTTAACGTATAGAAGTATGTAAGTGATGATGAGCTTACAGAAGGAGGTTTTCGTCATGGAAAATACGAAAGCAAATACTGTATTGGATTACTGCAATGATGTATTCTTCAAGTACGCCCTTTCCCGTGAGGATGAAGGCTCTGTGTACGCCCGCAACACCATTATTGAACGTGTTACCGGAATCAGGGTAAAGGAAAGCACCGTCCTCAATCCGAATCTGGATCCGGGCATCATCGGAAAGAAGCGCATCATTCTGGATGTCCATGTGAAGGATGAGAAAGGTCGTTTTTTTAACCTGGAAATGCAGACGACCTATGCAGGAGTAGCGGAAATGATGCGCTTTGAATTTTATGGAGCCAGAGCATTGAACAATCAACTGGATAGCAGTGAAAAGTACAGGGATTTAAAGCCGGTATATCAGATTATTTTCATTGAAAAATGCGCATGGAATAATAAAAATCTGATCAACAACTATCAGATGCGCAATGAGCAGGGGGAAGATGAGAGTAAACATCCACTGATTAGAAGAACCTACGTCCATCTGCCTGTTATCAATGAAATCGCTAAGAAAAAGGCCATCCAGAAAATGGATGACTTTGAACAGCTGTGCTTCTTGTTTGAAAACAATGCGAAAAATGATATACTGGAATCAAAGGAAAGGCTGGTGAAGGTATTCGTGAACAAGTACGAGGAAATGCAGAAGGATGACGAGCTGTGGTCAACCGCAATGGCGATTCAGATGGGGGAGGCACGTTATCGCTACGGCTTGGAGGACAGCTTTGAGGAGGGGATGAAGGAAGGTATCATAAGAGGTAAAGCAGAAGGTAAGGCGGAAGGTATGATTGAAGGCAAGCTTGAAGGAGAGAGACAACTCTTACATAGGCTCATGGAAGCCAAATTTCAGGAAGACTGTACAGCATGGCTACAGTCATTAACCGAGGACCAACTGCATATCGTATCCAATTTACTTTTGGAATGTGATACCTTAGAGTCAGTCAAAAAACAATTAAATAGACGCAACACCATATAAGAATACTTCATCAACAGCACCTTTATACCTATGTCTGTACAAAGTAATGGTTATTTATGTGTCTAACCGAAAGAAGTCATGAACAGCATATTTATAATAAAGGAATCAACAGATGCAATACGAAAATTTTTACAAATCCATACATACCTTGCAGCCTATTTATTTAACGGCTGCGATAAAAAAGCTCTCAGCGTAATTACAATGATTTGCTGAGGGCTTTTCATGTCTGCTATATCACTGCTTCAAATTGCGGCTTGATTTTTCGTTTCATAATGAAAAAGGAAATCACCAGCAGAAGATAGGTAATATCAAAATTAGCATATGCGGCAGGTGTCACGATTTTTATAAATACACATGCGACAATTGCAATGATATCCATACGCATATAGAAGCTGCCGAACTGGTAGCGTTTCACGATTCTTTTGCGTATCAGGAAATTTTTCATTGCAATTCCACCAGCGATACAGGCAACGATGACATCTACCAGATAATTCACAATAAATTTCTGGTCCATCAGATTTTTAAAGAAGAACAGCACGATACAGAGTGAGAATACATACCAGATACTGCTGATTTGCATTTTCTCATAATCCTGATTGCGTATTTTTCGTTTCATATCCTTATATACATTGCCACGGGATAGCTTTGTCGTATATTCTTTCAGATCCCTGGGAATTACCAGCGTTGCTTTCTTTCTGTTTTTCATGCCCTCGAGACATTGTTCAAGGGCGGTATTAACAATGATATTGATATCCGCATCGGATGTATTGCTGTGCAGTACATAGTCATAGAAACGCATAAATTCTTTATGATAATCCTCATCCAGCTTTTTCATCAGGTAGAGATTGTCAATATGAATTTTTTTCTGACTGCTTTGATTTTTCATGGAGACCTATGCGACCTCAATCGTTTCGCTGTCGGTAATATGAAGATTGGTGTTATAGAAGGTTGTCAATGCACGAATCATATACTCACTGTCTTTGATACCTGCGGTTTCATAGGAGGAATGCATGGCAAGCTGAGCCAGTCCGATATCCACAGTATGCATGGATACCTTCTGGCTGGAGAGATTTCCAAGTGTGCTGCCTCCTGCTGCATCACTTCTGTTAGCAAAATGCTGAACAGGAACCTCTGCTTTTTCACAGATTCCCGCAAAGACTGCCGAGCTGACTGCATCGGTTGTATATTTCTGATTCGCACTGAATTTCACAACGATTCCCTTATTCATATAGGTGCAGTTTGTATCATCTGTCTTTTCCGGATGATTCGGGTGTACTGCATGTGCATTGTCACAGGATACCATGAAGCTTTTCGCAACAGCACGGTAGTAATCCTCTTTTGTGTAACCAAGGTTGTCGTTGATTCTCTGCAGAACATCATACAGGAAGGTTGAGCATGCACCCTGCTTGGTTCCGGAACCGACCTCTTCATTGTCAAAGCAGGCAAACACATTGACTGCTTG
This region includes:
- a CDS encoding YjdF family protein, with translation MNQTSLSFTVFFEDPFWIGLFEYREQQLLYLKRIVFGSEPSEQVVYEWLKGCWYSISFQAPVETVRSKASHRNPKRMQREARKAQDTGLSLTKSQLAVKQQQEERAELKAERRKENREGQKEAFRLRQMKKKAKHKGR
- a CDS encoding transporter is translated as MKNQSSQKKIHIDNLYLMKKLDEDYHKEFMRFYDYVLHSNTSDADINIIVNTALEQCLEGMKNRKKATLVIPRDLKEYTTKLSRGNVYKDMKRKIRNQDYEKMQISSIWYVFSLCIVLFFFKNLMDQKFIVNYLVDVIVACIAGGIAMKNFLIRKRIVKRYQFGSFYMRMDIIAIVACVFIKIVTPAAYANFDITYLLLVISFFIMKRKIKPQFEAVI